In Halorhabdus tiamatea SARL4B, a genomic segment contains:
- a CDS encoding ATP-binding protein: MPSMQSTLGEEGIAEELAESQRQISIAEFFEKNKHMLGFDSGARALVTAVKEGVDNSLDACEEADIFPDVYVEIEDVGEYYRLVIEDNGPGITREQLPKVFGKLLYGSRFHKREQSLTPDQQVLVRRDGVVDTVPIGVLCDAYLPENGEATRPIPEGIEVPSFDRETHELSWEPVTHAIRHETTEDTYEITTEKGRTVEVTGNHSLFSLTSSGETREVKAGDLQTGDVVLAPREIPSFDEHVESVNLLEYITTEQLDGRRVYVYGFETETLEQLREGERIRKKPSPESDRKRTYHRYNGVDVLKDSLETNYLEKGYLPAETVIELGWEEKAADCQFKTYQVGGKETTMPVSIPLDTSFMRLLGYYVAEGHVGDRQVGFTFGSHEKELITATEEAIAGIGGRTTTVDRARNSTRVKAFGSPFSMFFEEACGDRAQDKQIPEFVFRSPPELQREFITALYQGDGSDSHPSNELSHTTTSERLARQLSVLWNMQGVLASTEVATSDNGYADDPSTRYRTKVYSEDVTLTDVFSERFPPGEQQYKRVPTSLLADYQVGHVGRDTVPDTIPGLLLGVGIGSSPEHAEVYRELIEDALEGEYVTKPRYVHNLKEMGLLDRDHQPTERLEEIWETIHDLHGITDTDMCLLPVKDVERTESPEYVYDISVPGTTGYDENFVVVNDGALSVKNSRGQQGIGISAAVLYSQLTSGKPAKITSRTKGSEEAHYFELIIDTDTNEPEIDVDETTAWDRPHGTRIELELEANLRARQQLHDYIKHTAVVNPHARIEFHEPNMAEPAKFERVEGADLPAETEEIRPHPHGVELGTLLKMLEATDSYSVSGFLQGEFTRVGGKTSEKVLDNFRDRYDGREMAWRPPQVHEGDVEVAVRAAVANKSKDATKSFAREVADAVDDRERLAHHELRAIVDEAAEAAAEGFGTTFGSTVREKATAAAWAQIIGDTDEADQRETLASDLYGLVDRATSDRKDDATIEGLADRIAAKFEDSDDERHRATREELAEYVERAAENTEEYDDATIGETARENVLEEIWGVMATVPDDVPNVSTLADDRDAAAELLEAMRETDIIAPPTGCLAPISERLVEEGLRKEFDADFYAASTRDASVHGGDPFIVEAGIAYGGELEEGGPVDVMRFANRVPLVYQRGACATTDVVKTINWRNYGLDQPGGSGIPNGPAVVMIHVASTNVPFTSESKDAIANIPEIEDEIELAIREAARELKSFLNERRSRRQRREKQDKLGTILPEMATKLAAVTGRAELHIDDSLARIMNNVLLERQREDGTVRLVVENNDTTNADVEITDIVTAEPANVEADADDARVVEMDGEWFIKWSPTVSSGDDAALTYEVSDDAEFDISIDGIAEEKLTVDGEQ, from the coding sequence ATGCCATCGATGCAGTCGACGCTCGGCGAGGAGGGAATCGCCGAGGAGCTGGCCGAGAGTCAGCGCCAGATCTCCATCGCCGAGTTCTTCGAGAAGAACAAGCACATGCTCGGGTTCGACTCGGGAGCCCGGGCACTCGTCACGGCCGTCAAAGAGGGCGTCGACAACAGCCTCGACGCCTGCGAAGAGGCTGACATCTTCCCCGACGTCTACGTCGAGATCGAGGACGTCGGTGAGTACTACCGGCTTGTCATCGAGGACAACGGCCCGGGGATCACGCGCGAACAACTCCCCAAAGTCTTCGGGAAGCTGCTGTACGGCAGCCGGTTCCACAAGCGCGAGCAGTCGCTGACACCGGACCAGCAGGTGTTGGTTCGACGGGATGGCGTCGTCGATACCGTTCCGATCGGTGTGCTCTGTGACGCGTACCTCCCCGAAAACGGAGAAGCGACGCGACCAATCCCTGAAGGAATCGAAGTGCCGTCGTTCGACCGGGAGACTCACGAGTTGTCCTGGGAGCCAGTGACGCATGCGATCCGTCACGAGACGACTGAAGACACCTACGAGATCACCACCGAGAAGGGCCGGACGGTCGAAGTGACGGGCAATCACAGCCTGTTTTCCCTGACCAGTTCGGGCGAAACGAGAGAAGTGAAAGCGGGCGACCTGCAAACCGGTGATGTCGTTCTCGCCCCGAGAGAGATCCCCTCCTTCGACGAGCACGTCGAGTCGGTGAACCTGCTCGAATACATCACTACCGAGCAACTCGACGGGCGGCGAGTCTACGTCTATGGCTTCGAGACGGAAACGCTGGAACAGCTTCGAGAGGGGGAGCGAATCCGAAAGAAGCCATCGCCGGAAAGCGACCGAAAGCGGACCTATCACCGTTATAACGGCGTGGACGTACTCAAGGACAGTCTCGAAACCAATTACCTCGAAAAGGGGTACCTGCCGGCAGAGACGGTGATCGAACTCGGCTGGGAGGAGAAGGCTGCCGACTGTCAGTTCAAGACGTATCAGGTCGGCGGGAAGGAGACGACGATGCCCGTCTCTATTCCGCTCGACACGTCGTTCATGCGACTGCTCGGATACTACGTCGCCGAGGGGCACGTCGGGGATCGGCAGGTCGGGTTCACCTTCGGTTCCCACGAGAAGGAGTTGATCACAGCGACCGAAGAAGCCATCGCCGGTATCGGTGGCCGAACGACGACAGTCGATCGAGCACGGAACTCGACACGCGTGAAAGCGTTCGGGTCGCCATTTTCGATGTTCTTCGAAGAGGCCTGTGGCGACCGGGCCCAGGACAAACAGATCCCTGAATTCGTCTTCAGGTCGCCGCCGGAACTACAACGGGAGTTCATCACGGCGCTCTACCAGGGTGATGGGTCCGATTCGCATCCGAGCAACGAGCTGTCACACACGACGACCAGCGAACGGCTCGCCAGACAACTGTCGGTGCTGTGGAACATGCAGGGTGTCCTCGCGAGTACGGAGGTTGCGACGTCGGACAACGGCTACGCCGACGATCCGAGCACACGTTACCGGACGAAGGTCTATAGCGAGGACGTGACTCTCACGGACGTCTTCAGCGAACGTTTCCCGCCGGGGGAACAACAGTACAAGCGCGTCCCGACGTCACTCTTGGCCGACTATCAGGTCGGTCACGTCGGTCGGGACACCGTTCCGGATACGATTCCGGGATTACTCCTCGGCGTCGGTATCGGATCGAGCCCCGAACATGCCGAAGTCTATCGGGAACTCATCGAGGATGCACTGGAGGGGGAGTACGTAACGAAACCCCGGTACGTACACAATCTCAAAGAGATGGGCTTGTTGGACCGGGACCATCAGCCGACCGAGCGCCTCGAAGAGATCTGGGAGACGATCCACGATCTACACGGGATCACCGATACCGACATGTGTCTCCTCCCGGTCAAGGACGTAGAGCGAACCGAGTCACCGGAGTACGTGTATGACATCTCAGTTCCCGGAACAACGGGATACGACGAGAACTTCGTCGTGGTCAACGACGGGGCACTCTCGGTGAAGAACAGTCGCGGCCAACAGGGCATCGGCATCAGCGCCGCCGTCCTCTACTCGCAATTGACGAGCGGCAAGCCCGCCAAGATCACCTCCCGGACCAAAGGCTCCGAGGAGGCCCACTACTTCGAGTTGATCATCGACACCGACACCAACGAGCCCGAGATCGACGTCGACGAGACGACGGCGTGGGACCGTCCCCACGGCACGCGGATCGAACTCGAGCTGGAGGCGAACCTCCGGGCGCGCCAACAGCTCCACGATTACATCAAGCACACGGCCGTCGTCAATCCCCACGCACGGATCGAGTTCCACGAGCCGAACATGGCCGAGCCGGCGAAGTTCGAACGCGTCGAGGGCGCGGACCTCCCGGCCGAGACCGAGGAGATCCGCCCGCATCCACACGGCGTCGAACTCGGGACGCTCCTGAAGATGCTCGAAGCGACCGATTCGTATTCGGTGTCCGGCTTCTTGCAGGGCGAGTTCACCCGCGTGGGCGGCAAAACGTCCGAGAAGGTCCTCGACAACTTCCGGGATCGGTACGACGGCCGCGAGATGGCCTGGCGGCCGCCGCAGGTCCACGAGGGCGACGTCGAGGTGGCCGTCAGGGCTGCCGTCGCCAACAAGAGCAAAGACGCGACGAAGTCCTTCGCCCGCGAAGTGGCCGACGCCGTCGACGACCGTGAACGCCTCGCTCACCACGAACTCCGTGCGATCGTCGACGAGGCGGCCGAAGCCGCCGCCGAGGGCTTCGGCACGACGTTCGGCAGTACCGTCCGGGAGAAGGCGACCGCGGCCGCGTGGGCTCAAATCATCGGGGACACGGACGAAGCCGATCAGCGCGAGACGCTCGCCTCGGATCTCTACGGCCTGGTCGATCGAGCCACCAGCGACCGCAAGGACGACGCGACGATCGAGGGGCTGGCCGACCGGATCGCCGCGAAGTTCGAGGACAGTGACGACGAGCGCCACCGGGCTACCCGCGAGGAACTCGCCGAATACGTCGAGCGCGCCGCCGAGAACACCGAGGAGTACGACGACGCGACGATCGGCGAGACGGCCCGCGAGAACGTCCTCGAGGAGATCTGGGGCGTGATGGCAACGGTCCCAGACGATGTGCCAAACGTCTCGACACTCGCCGACGACCGCGACGCGGCCGCCGAACTCTTAGAAGCGATGCGTGAGACCGACATCATCGCGCCGCCGACCGGCTGTCTCGCCCCGATCTCCGAACGGCTCGTCGAAGAAGGACTCCGCAAGGAGTTCGACGCCGACTTCTACGCGGCCTCGACGCGGGACGCTTCCGTCCACGGCGGCGATCCGTTCATCGTCGAGGCGGGGATCGCCTACGGCGGCGAACTCGAGGAGGGCGGCCCGGTCGACGTGATGCGCTTCGCGAATCGCGTGCCACTGGTCTATCAGCGCGGGGCCTGTGCGACGACGGACGTCGTCAAGACGATCAACTGGCGCAACTACGGCCTCGATCAGCCGGGCGGTAGCGGCATTCCGAACGGCCCGGCCGTCGTGATGATCCACGTCGCCTCGACGAACGTCCCTTTCACGAGCGAATCCAAGGACGCAATCGCCAACATTCCCGAGATCGAAGACGAGATCGAACTCGCGATCCGCGAGGCGGCCCGCGAACTCAAGTCCTTCCTCAACGAGCGCCGGTCGCGTCGCCAGCGCCGGGAAAAACAGGACAAACTCGGGACGATCCTCCCGGAGATGGCGACGAAACTGGCCGCAGTGACCGGCCGCGCTGAGTTGCACATCGACGACTCGCTGGCCCGGATCATGAACAACGTCCTGCTCGAGCGACAGCGCGAGGACGGGACGGTCAGGCTCGTCGTCGAGAACAACGACACCACGAACGCCGACGTCGAGATCACGGACATCGTGACGGCCGAACCGGCGAACGTCGAGGCCGACGCCGACGACGCGCGCGTCGTCGAGATGGACGGCGAGTGGTTCATCAAGTGGTCGCCGACCGTTTCGAGCGGCGACGACGCCGCTTTGACGTACGAAGTAAGCGACGACGCCGAATTCGACATTTCGATCGACGGTATCGCCGAGGAGAAACTCACAGTGGACGGTGAACAATGA